In Glandiceps talaboti chromosome 6, keGlaTala1.1, whole genome shotgun sequence, one DNA window encodes the following:
- the LOC144436290 gene encoding cyclin-G-associated kinase-like produces MSDLFRSALGYLSGGQGEKNNDFVGQLVELGDYKLRVKRVIAEGGFAFVFVAQDTSNGKEYALKRLLSCDEEKSKAIIQEITILKKVSPHPSIIHFHQAASIGKDESDHGQAEFLILTELCTGGPLVDVLNAKPSGLSCDQVLTIFYQTCKAVQHMHKQKPPIIHRDLKLENLLISSKGSIKLCDFGSATTTSYYPDDNWSSIKRSLVEDEIASQTTPMYRTPEMLDLYYNYPINEKSDIWALGCVLYMLCYRQHPYEDSAKLAIINANYHLPEDDGIFSVFHDLIRSMFRIDPRERPSVTEVMATLQEIAAARNVNLKTAMTLRDKESSGGDESDHGSPQRRPPPRPTEPPGHVPHPRGNETSMDGAAGSGLFGMVKEGAGSFFRNIKDMSSKVSETMSNLARTDLDISYITSRILVMSFPAEGIEAAYKNNIDEVKTFLDSRHNQHYYIFNCCQRTYRTLKLNNKVSEYSWPAKKAPELRTVYLACRNLYLWLQKDPKNVAVIHCLDGKASSGTLVASFLGFCRQFRSIEPSLYLFNVRRGPPGVTPSQKRYMEYIYNMLNPESPIIPHNKTVTLKRIVVQPVPLFSRQRNGCRPFCEVFHGEERVLTTSQEYDRMRGFTVEDTKAIVDLDITVGGDIMIVLYHARSTFGGKMQGKVTAIKMFQFQFHTGFIASGQTRLRLNKYDLDGTEQPDKYPELFQVILEVNVTNSEAQSIHTIPWKNFETKRLNPKLCFSSQEEQDQVNREFGHSDKPRRRTSAVDQSSDPEDDRGAVQDDFESRKTRESVPNQAPKSFLSGLDWDNNSGSGANSQSAVKSSVPSQFSSDFDDDFDVLTNERVKTTGPENEASQGYTPFAETGDSENTEANFFKADFDDDASQNLFEANFNQHSSGSESPVTVDLLNIGLDSQLSSKDNSRSGSRRGSQDINLMDTGGPPPTNFDLLTQPAAGGSQPTSAPGSASGSRSQTPQVDTQQADLFGDTFDPFQQSTGSAKPVAPQKHTAPSSHASSGQKIPETSFDPFQSVHSKPSTQQKKEELFDPFAANVGSASKKPAPQIKTTDDLFGDFLSGSSPTSSNANTNRQSAGPDLMGGWNLSSPQTPIDMHRTASGTTLNAMGQKPMDRAGSESTLYGKDAQNPTIENGKSNAPYDPFGDLGNLKKNLPGGTSQSFGSSGQQQQTPQQKGFAAAPQSKPQQRPQQRPQQPQSQAKPNYNVGGFSGGFGGGSKADSKSGWKPSGPKPGTQKTAFEDLLSSTGFSSSTKADERKTMKEMRRQQMAQTSDPNVLKVKEWVEGKGNNIRALLSSLETVLWEGEKRWKPIGMHQLIQPDQVKKFYRKAALSVHPDKHTGTPQEELAKLIFMELSDAWSDFEESGMKALY; encoded by the exons ATGAGCGACCTTTTCAGGTCTGCCCTAGGATACCTCAGTGGGGGACAAGGGGAGAAAAATAACGATTTTGTCGGTCAGTTAGTTGAGTTAGGCGATTACAAATTACGAGTAAAACGGGTAATCGCTGAAG gAGGATTTGCCTTCGTGTTTGTGGCTCAGGATACTTCAAATGGCAAAGAATACGCTCTGAAG AGATTACTGTCCTGTGATGAAGAAAAGTCTAAAGCAATTATTCAAGAAATTACTATACTT AAAAAAGTATCTCCACATCCTAGCATTATACACTTCCACCAAGCAGCATCAATAGGTAAAGATGAATCAGACCATGGACAGGctgaatttttaattttaacagAACTGTGTACAG GCGGTCCATTGGTTGACGTATTAAATGCAAAGCCATCTGGGTTGAGCTGTGACCAAGTGTTAACAATATTTTATCAGACTTGTAAAGCAGTACAACACATGCATAAACAGAAACCTCCCATTATACATAGGGATTTGAAG TTGGAAAATTTATTGATAAGTTCAAAAGGTAGTATCAAGTTGTGTGATTTTGGGAGTGCAACAACCACATCTTATTATCCAGATGATAATTGGAGTTCAATAAAAAGAAGCTTGGTGGAAGATGAG ATTGCCAGTCAGACAACACCAATGTACCGAACACCAGAAATGTTGGATCTATATTATAATTATCCAATTAATGAAAAGTCTGATATATGG GCTCTAGGTTGTGTGCTATACATGCTTTGCTACAGACAACATCCATATGAAGATTCTGCCAAGCTAGCCATTATCAATGCTAATTATCATCTACCTGAAGATGACGGCATATTCTCTGTTTTCCATGATCTCATTC GTTCAATGTTTCGAATTGATCCAAGGGAAAGACCATCTGTGACAGAAGTTATGGCCACATTACAAGAGATTGCTGCAGCCAGAAATGTCAACCTGAAAACAGCCATGACTCTGAGAGACAAAGAAAGCAGTGGTGGTGATGAGAGTGATCATGGTAGTCCACAGAGACGACCACCACCTAGACCAACAGAACCACCAG GTCACGTTCCTCATCCAAGGGGTAATGAAACCAGCATGGATGGTGCCGCTGGTAGTGGTCTGTTTGGTATGGTAAAGGAAGGAGCAGGGTCATTCTTCAGGAATATAAAGGATATGTCTAGTAAAGTGTcggaaacaatgtcaaa TCTTGCCCGGACAGATCTCGATATTTCATACATCACATCAAGAATTTTAGTTATGTCCTTTCCAGCTGAGGGAATTGAAGCAGCTTACAAGAATAACATAGATGAAGTGAAAACATTTCTAGACTCCAGACACAACCAGCATTACTATATATTCAACTGTTGTCAGAGGACATACAGAACTCTTAAACTTAATAACAAG GTTTCAGAATACAGTTGGCCTGCAAAGAAAGCACCAGAACTGAGAACTGTCTACTTAGCCTGTAGAAATCTATACCTATGGTTGCAGAAAGACCCAAAGAATGTAGCTGTTATACACTGTCTG GATGGTAAGGCATCATCAGGAACTCTAGTAGCATCCTTCCTAGGATTCTGTCGACAATTTCGTTCCATAGAACCTAGTTTATATTTGTTTAATGTTAGAAGAGGACCTCCTGGTGTCACACCATCACAGAAGAG ATATATGGagtatatttataatatgttaAATCCAGAGAGCCCAATTATTCCACATAACAAGACAGTTACACTGAAAAGAATTGTAGTACAACCTGTTCCATTGTTCAGTCGGCAAAG GAATGGCTGTCGTCCATTTTGTGAAGTTTTCCATGGTGAAGAGAGAGTTCTAACCACATCACAAGAATATGATAGAATGAG AGGGTTTACAGTTGAAGACACCAAAGCCATTGTTGACTTAGATATCACAGTTGGTGGCGATATTATGATTGTGTTGTATCATGCCAGGTCAACGTTTGGTGGTAAAATGCAAGGCAAG GTTACTGCAATCaaaatgttccagtttcaaTTCCATACTGGTTTTATTGCGTCAGGACAAACAAGACTCAGATTGAATAA GTACGACTTGGATGGAACTGAACAGCCAGACAAATATCCAGAGTTATTCCAAGTAATATTGGAAGTGAACGTTACCAACAGTGAGGCACAATCAATTCATACAATACCCTGGAAGAACTTTGAGACAAAGCGACTCAATCCTAAATTGTGCTTCTCCAGTCAAGAGGAACAAGATCAAGTAAACAGAGAGTTTG GCCATTCTGACAAGCCCAGAAGACGTACAAGTGCAGTAGACCAGTCTAGCGATCCTGAAGATGATCGTGGTGCAGTACAAGATGATTTTGAATCCAGAAAAACTAGAGAATCTGTACCAAATCAAGCACCAAAGAGTTTCCTGTCTGGTCTTGATTGGGATAACAACAGTGGCAGTGGTGCTAATAGCCAGTCAGCTGTTAAAAGCAGTGTACCCTCTCAGTTCAGCAGTGACTTTGATGATGACTTTGATGTTTTGACTAACGAGAGAGTCAAAACAACAGGTCCAGAAAATGAGGCATCACAGGGATATACTCCATTTGCTGAAACTGGGGACTCGGAAAATACTGAAGCAAATTTCTTCAAAGCTGATTTTGATGACGATGCAAGTCAGAACCTCTTTGAAGCAAATTTCAACCAGCATTCTAGTGGATCAGAGTCGCCAGTGACTGTTGACCTGCTGAATATAGGTTTAGATTCACAGCTCAGCAGCAAGGACAATTCCCGCAGTGGTAGTCGGAGAGGTAGCCAGGACATTAATCTGATGGATACTGGTGGCCCACCACCAACTAACTTTGATCTGCTAACTCAACCAGCAGCAGGTGGAAGTCAGCCAACGTCCGCTCCAGGTAGTGCAAGTGGTAGTCGAAGTCAGACCCCACAAGTTGACACCCAACAGGCAGATTTGTTTGGAGACACCTTTGATCCTTTCCAACAGTCCACAGGTTCAGCTAAACCAGTAGCACCACAGAAACATACTGCGCCATCATCACATGCAAGCAGTGGCCAAAAAATACCAGAAACTAGTTTTGATCCATTTCAAAGTGTTCATTCAAAACCTTCCACACAACAGAAAAAAGAAGAGTTATTTGACCCATTTGCAGCAAATGTTGGATCAGCCTCTAAGAAACCAGCTCCACAGATAAAAACAACAGATGACCTGTTTGGAGATTTTCTCTCTGGTTCATCACCTACATCCTCAAATGCTAACACTAACAGGCAGAGTGCTGGTCCAGACCTGATGGGGGGTTGGAACCTGAGTTCACCCCAGACACCCATTGATATGCACCGTACAGCTAGTGGTACAACCCTAAATGCAATGGGTCAGAAACCAATGGACAGAGCTGGTAGTGAGTCAACACTGTATGGAAAAGATGCACAAAATCCAACAATAGAAAATGGGAAAAGCAATGCACCATACGACCCATTTGGAGATCTAG GTAACCTGAAAAAAAATTTACCTGGTGGTACATCACAGTCATTTGGCAGCAGTGGACAGCAGCAGCAGACTCCTCAACAGAAAGGATTTGCTGCTGCACCACAAAGTAAGCCTCAGCAGCGACCACAACAAAGACCACAGCAGCCACAGTCACAGGCAAAACCCAACTATAATGTCGGGGGATTCTCAGGAGGATTTGGTGGTGGTTCTAAAGCAGATTCTAAAAGCGGATGGAAGCCAT CTGGACCCAAGCCAGGCACACAAAAGACGGCATTTGAAGATTTACTCAGTTCTACAGGGTTTAGTTCATCAACTAAAGCAGATGAAAGAAAGACCATGAAAGAGATGAGAAGACAACAAATGGCACAGACTTCAGATCCTAATGTCCTTAag GTTAAGGAATGGGTAGAAGGGAAAGGGAATAACATCAGAGCATTGCTGTCATCATTAGAAACTGTTTTATGGGAAGGTGAAAAGAGATGGAAACCAATTGGGATGCACCAGTTGATTCAACCAGACCAG GTCAAGAAGTTTTACCGTAAGGCTGCCCTCTCAGTTCACCCAGATAAGCACACCGGTACTCCACAGGAAGAACTTGCCAAACTGATATTCATGGAACTCAGTGATGCCTGGAGTGATTTTGAAGAAAGTGGAATGAAAGCCCTGTACTAG
- the LOC144436664 gene encoding fibrinogen-like protein A: MWRLSCLLVLVFNAVICTGQATVVNRQCSNPNDIKWRNKLETTMNRILDECSTSTRDDEWKHNIETNVNTLLEECSNMNDAKWKNKVEITMNSMLQSLHTLTLTVEALLTNKTLPQLPVQGTIAKDCYDILQSGETRSGIFRIKPDNCTAFDVYCDMDTDSGGWTVFQRRIDGSVDFYLDWSDYKTGFGNLDGEFWLGNDKIYSLTNQGRQYELRVDLKDFDNNTAYAEHPQFSISDEADNYRMSLGPFSGNAGGSLVHHNGMAFTTRDRDNDQYDNGNCAQYRTGAWWYIGCGYANLNGQYLPGQTNYRVVFFLSWKDNESLKHVEMKIRPVI, translated from the exons ATGTGGAGACTGTCCTGCCTTTTGGTGTTGGTTTTCAATGCAGTAATATGTACTGGCCAAGCTACTGTGGTTAACAGGCAATGCTCTAATCCAAATGACATCAAATGGAGAAATAAGCTCGAAACAACAATGAACAGAATACTAGACGAGTGTTCAACAAGTACACGTGATGATGAATGGAAACATAACATAGAGACTAACGTGAATACATTACTAGAGGAGTGCTCCAACATGAATGACGCGAAGTGGAAAAATAAGGTTGAAATAACTATGAATTCAATGCTACAATCTCTGCATACTCTAACACTGACAGTAGAGGCACTACTGACTAATAAGACTTTACCACAGCTACCAGTCCAAGGGACTATTG CGAAGGATTGCTACGACATTCTGCAAAGTGGTGAGACTCGTAGTGGAATATTCAGGATAAAACCTGACAACTGTACGGCTTTTGATGTGTATTGTGATATGGACACTGACTCAGGAGGATGGACG GTTTTTCAAAGAAGAATAGATGGCAGTGTTGACTTTTACCTTGACTGGTCAGACTACAAGACTGGGTTTGGTAACCTTGATGGGGAGTTCTGGTTGGGTAATGACAAAATCTATAGCCTTACTAATCAAGGTCGTCAGTATGAGCTCAGAGTGGACTTGAAAGATTTTGACAATAACACCGCATATGCAGAGCATCCCCAGTTTTCTATTTCGGATGAAGCTGACAACTACAGAATGAGTTTAGGACCATTCAGTGGAAATGCAG GTGGTTCTCTGGTCCATCATAATGGAATGGCCTTCACTACAAGAGACAGAGACAACGATCAATATGATAACGGTAACTGTGCACAGTACCGGACTGGGGCGTGGTGGTACATCGGCTGTGGTTATGCAAATCTCAATGGTCAGTATCTACCTGGACAGACTAACTATAGAGTCGTCTTCTTCCTGAGTTGGAAAGACAACGAATCTCTGAAACATGTTGAGATGAAAATACGACCAGTAATTTAA